Proteins encoded by one window of Cytobacillus sp. IB215665:
- the hcp gene encoding hydroxylamine reductase, with the protein MFCYQCEQTPSGGCKVVGVCGKDETIASLQDTIVFGLKGIAAYRTHANQLGYTDSFVDATTHEALYMTLTNSNFNVEEHIDMAMKVGQAAVRIMDVLDKAHTERLGIPQPITVSQNKIEGKCIVVTGHNLFALQELLEQTKGKGINIYTHSEMLPAHGYPELKKYHHLKGNIGKAWYDQRRLFEKFPGAILATTNCVMPIKGTYADRMYSYEVAGLENVQKIENDDFTPLIDRALQLPDANIESEQTLVTGFHHETVLGLAPEVIQAVKDGKIKRFFVIAGCDAPGKGGEYYRELATSLPPETVILTTSCGKFRFNDVDYGTVPGTEIPRYIDLGQCNNSGSTVKIALALADAFECEVNDLPISIVLSWFEQKAVAILLGLFSLGIKDIRIGPKPPEFISEGVLNVLQETFNLQLIDNAQDDMEQMLSLTV; encoded by the coding sequence ATGTTTTGTTATCAATGTGAACAAACTCCATCAGGAGGGTGTAAAGTGGTTGGTGTATGTGGAAAGGATGAAACGATCGCAAGCTTACAAGATACAATCGTATTTGGTTTAAAGGGCATCGCTGCATACCGAACACATGCTAATCAACTTGGATATACAGATTCATTTGTTGATGCAACGACTCATGAAGCACTTTATATGACATTAACGAATTCAAATTTTAATGTTGAAGAACATATCGATATGGCAATGAAGGTAGGGCAAGCAGCAGTTCGTATCATGGACGTACTTGATAAAGCTCATACTGAACGTTTAGGTATACCCCAACCAATAACAGTTTCTCAAAATAAAATTGAAGGCAAGTGTATCGTAGTAACTGGTCATAATTTATTCGCTTTGCAAGAGTTGCTTGAGCAAACAAAAGGGAAAGGGATAAACATATATACTCACTCAGAAATGCTCCCTGCACATGGTTATCCGGAACTAAAAAAATATCATCATTTAAAAGGAAATATAGGAAAAGCATGGTATGATCAACGTAGATTATTTGAAAAGTTTCCAGGTGCTATATTAGCAACCACAAACTGTGTGATGCCGATTAAGGGCACGTATGCAGATCGAATGTATTCATATGAAGTGGCGGGCTTGGAAAATGTTCAAAAAATAGAGAATGATGATTTTACTCCTTTAATTGATAGAGCGCTCCAATTACCCGATGCAAACATTGAATCAGAACAAACATTAGTAACTGGCTTCCATCATGAAACAGTTTTAGGCTTGGCACCTGAAGTTATCCAAGCTGTTAAGGATGGCAAAATTAAAAGATTTTTCGTTATAGCTGGTTGTGATGCTCCAGGAAAAGGTGGGGAGTACTACCGAGAGCTGGCTACATCTTTGCCACCTGAAACAGTGATTTTAACTACATCTTGTGGGAAGTTTCGTTTTAATGATGTAGACTATGGCACAGTACCAGGGACAGAAATTCCTCGCTATATTGATTTAGGTCAATGTAATAATTCAGGCTCAACGGTAAAAATAGCACTTGCTTTAGCTGATGCTTTTGAATGTGAAGTAAATGATTTACCGATCAGTATTGTTCTTTCTTGGTTTGAACAAAAAGCGGTAGCAATTTTACTTGGTTTATTTAGTTTAGGCATTAAAGATATCCGCATTGGACCTAAGCCACCAGAGTTTATTTCTGAGGGAGTGCTGAACGTTTTACAAGAAACATTCAACCTCCAATTAATTGATAATGCGCAGGACGATATGGAACAAATGTTATCCTTAACCGTTTAA
- a CDS encoding Hsp20/alpha crystallin family protein — MSSDNNNKLSRNLENEFNGLIKSMNEFIGENPFKRIFESLDDLLSQPLFIQQIPIRTFETDTEYVINAELPGVKREQINLEFFEHYVTISLNNSEIIEESNDKQQTYQKMHTFQQASRTVHVPYKIPEQNVTATFRDGLLDIRIPRQQRKRISIQE, encoded by the coding sequence GTGAGTTCAGACAATAATAATAAATTATCTAGAAATCTTGAGAACGAATTCAATGGCTTAATTAAATCGATGAATGAATTCATTGGCGAAAATCCTTTTAAACGAATATTTGAGTCACTTGATGACCTCCTTAGCCAACCACTCTTCATTCAACAAATACCTATACGAACATTTGAAACAGATACAGAGTATGTTATTAATGCAGAATTACCTGGTGTTAAACGTGAGCAAATAAATCTTGAATTCTTCGAACATTATGTAACAATCTCACTTAATAACAGCGAAATAATCGAAGAGTCAAATGATAAACAACAAACATACCAAAAAATGCATACATTCCAACAGGCTTCAAGAACCGTTCACGTTCCCTACAAGATCCCAGAACAAAACGTAACTGCAACATTTAGGGATGGCCTACTAGATATACGTATTCCACGCCAACAACGCAAGCGGATATCCATTCAGGAATAG
- a CDS encoding sigma-G-dependent sporulation-specific acid-soluble spore protein CsgA — MDKTLRYLQETLSNYLDKHNISEQIYEKLLAKTYRSEGDFVKELNEEEISFLDEVLPDEIIYALDEQDFKRVEQLNEVYELLY; from the coding sequence ATGGATAAGACATTAAGATATTTACAAGAAACATTATCCAACTATTTAGATAAACACAATATATCGGAACAAATATATGAAAAACTTCTTGCAAAAACGTATCGCAGTGAAGGGGATTTTGTTAAGGAATTAAATGAAGAAGAAATATCATTTTTAGATGAGGTTTTACCTGATGAAATAATATATGCTCTAGATGAACAAGATTTCAAACGTGTAGAGCAATTAAATGAGGTTTATGAGTTGCTGTATTAG